The segment gcgagatttattcaaataagAATATCCTTAATTGTTTTTGTATACGATCGATTTTGTGATAACGAATTGATCCCCGTTGCCAACGCTCTACCTTAttaattaagaaattatttGACTAAGCACGCTTCCGGTGAGCTTATAGTGCCTGGCTTTAATGCCAATCAGTCTTCTTCTAATCTACTTGAAATCTGGAACGTGATTCTGAAGAAGATTATGATTAGATATTAGGATGATGTAGAGCCAGCGTTTATATTCGTCATAAGAGGAAGGCTATCCACACTTATCTCAACCTGTCAGATTTATTAGAAAAAGCTtgcttaatttttatttatttttggtctAAAAAAGCTTGCTTAATTGCTTTTGTATACGAGCTGCTCTTAACATAAGTTCAGTATAGGATGATTCATGGCATCCCACTCTCTCTCAACagctttttttcctttttgggtTTACTTTACAACTGAAAGATAGATTTCTGGTCAAACCAAACCAGCCATGAGATTAGTCCGGTTCAGTTTATTTAAAGTGATCTGAATTTCATTTATATAGAACAAATTTAAACAATTTGGTTAAAATggtttatttttcttctctcaAATCTCAAACAAATTGGTAAAAGTATCATTTACCAAAACGAATTAGTTAATTAATATAGTTAATTTtcatagtttgtttttttttgtttctaaaatctgaactttttaaaatatcactAATAATGGGGTTCAAtaccctttttcttttcttcttttttgtttttgtttttgtttactcGTCATTTTTTGAACGTGCTTACGTTTGTTTGTTCTTTCCAAGCTGGATATAGATTACGAACTGATCTCCATCAACGCTAAATACTAATTAAGAAATAGGTACACGttaacatattaattaattgaTCGTTAGAgataatttgtttgttttgtttacacACTTATGTTCATTTAGTTTTCTCCCCATTAATTTTCTGATACTGAATTTCTCCTaaggttttttaaaaatatttattttaaaaaattaaattttgtattaagTAAGCCTTGTTAGTGTTAGTCTCGACTCATTTGAACTTGCATTTTTTTATTGGGAACTTTTTTTTGTCGAATTtctcttaaataattatttttataaaaaccatgttttttttgtcagctgTCCCGTCTAAATTAGATCTTATAGAGACCATGTTAAAGGGCCAAGAATTACGTCCGTGCTTCTCGGTAAAATGGCGGCAGCAAATCCTTTTTAATTTGCCAGTTTTAGTTGACTGGTTTATCTTGTGAAGTAAagttcattttcttttctttttgagtcAGTGAATACTGAATAATTTTTTAGTTCATTCGAGGttacttttatttgtttttaaaaattgttgtcCTAGTACTAATTTACAAGTTTTATGCGTATGTAGTACATGTACTATTGTTAAAAACTGGATTAGGAAAATAAtctgaaaagaaaaactttGAGCAACGGGTTTCAACGAACAGAAACATGAACTAGATAATAGCAACCACAAGGACTCGAAAGTCATCAAAATAAACTACTGTTAATTAAAAAAGCATCCAGATATCACAAGCTCCAGTAGAAAAGACAGttcacatattttttttctttttctctttttttttttccttcaaatgATGATTTGACTACTTTGCACATCACAAAGCAACTTACTGTAAACTGTAAAGGGGATTGTGAATAGAGCAGAATTACCTATAGCCAAAGCCAAGGTCGAGTTCCTGACCCATAGATCCCTGACGATTAGGACCACCGGCTTGACCCATTGCCGGAGGTTGCTTGGACGGGTCCATCCTCTGATGAATCCCTAAGAGCGTATTCAGTGAAGCTGGATGTTCCACTCTGTTGCCTTGAGAACCTGAAAAGTCACATAATGAAATAAAACGTTTTGAGTGACCAAATAAAAATCAACTAGTCCCTGCATAGTTCGATATTAAAACCAGGGGTCCTCGAGTAGCAGACACAAGATACTGAATCCACGAAAAAAAATGAGCGAACGTTGAACCTTTAGAATCTTTAAAGGGTAAAGCAGCAAATGGATTTGGTTATCTATTGTTATACCTGCTGGTGGCATACCGTAGTTGGGCTGGTGATGGGCGAAGGGGAAGCCTTGCGATGGATTTAACTCGGGGATGAGACCATGCATTTGGTTGTTTACATGAGGGGAGTGATGGTGTGGTGGACCAGGTGGACCAGGTGGACCACCACCGGGGAATCCTTGCATTAGATGATGACGTTGCAAGTTGTCTTGCATGTGCATCTTCTGCTGCATATGTGGAGGAAGGCGATCAAACTCCGGAACTCCACTAGTTGAATGATTGAAAGGTGGGCGATGAATCATGTTTGGTGGAGGACCCTGATGTTGAGCTATGATGCTTCCTTGGCCCATGAAATCGAGCTGAGGTTTTATGTGAGCATGTCGAGTATCCAAAGGATGGAAACCCGGGCGTGAACCATTCAAGTGAGGAGAAGGGTTGGCTGCGTACTGTTGGGGATGATGGTGCAGAAAAGGACCATCTGGACCTCCCAATGTTGGTCTTTCGTTCCTTGGACCAGAGTTTAAAGCAGCTAGCTTGTCAGAGATGTTGAAAGCTACTTCAGGCTTCTGATTACGAGGTCCTGGAAAAGACATGTAACTTTGTGGGTTTGCAGGATTGCTAACTGCAAGTAAGTTACCATCTTCTGGAAGGCCTAGTAGCCCACCGAGGAGACCGTCAGGTCTGATTTGATTTCTTTGTCTCGGATCACTGATAGATCCGTCTGATCGAAGCGGGATACCAGGAGCGTTAGAAACCACATGTTCTCCAATTGACTGCAGTTCGTTCATGAAGGCACTCCCAAATAGATTCTCAAGGGTCAAAGACTTCCCCGGGTCTGCTTCTCCAGCTGTAGGTGGTTTCACAGATGGTGGTGGTCTACTCTCTGTGACTGAAAGCAGCTGCGTATCTTGACTAATCGGGTCTGCACTTCTCTGTAAtaatgaaagaaggtgatgtgAAGCGTGGTTATCAACAGATGGTTTCCCTTGGTTGGTCTTCTTCACTGAAGAAACACTCAAGTCTTGGTCAACTGGcgctggaggaggaggatgataGCTTTCACTGACTTCTGACAGAATAGACTGCTCAAGATCTTCACAAGTGAGAACAGGTGGAGCAGCTTTTACTGGTTTAGTTGCGGAAGTGTTGCTTAACTTATCAGTGTTTTTAGTGACATGGCCTTGATAAGGAAAATCCATCGAATGTTCACCCTTAGCATCTGTCTCAAAGGTTTGCAATTTATCTGCACCTTGAAGTAGTGATAGTAAGCCTCTTGGTGGCTTGCTGGATGGAAGATCTTCGACTGGCTTGTTATCTGCACCGGTAAGAAAAGAGAATTTGGTTATTGGTTTTGTAATGAAAAATGTTACTATTCTCGCATAACAGTCGGTGGATTACCTTCTTCGAGAAACAGATGCGCGAACTTTGAGGATTTAAAAGTCTGAGGGCTCCGTTTCTCTTCTACCTTTTCGACAATTTTCTTCTACAAGCATGTGGACGTTCGTCAGGTCAGATGAGATTATTCTAGTTCCACAgggaaaaacatatatatgcaAGTACGTGCACGTCATTTCctcaggaagaagcattcgaCTTGTTTATATATAACACATGGACCATTTTGTTGCTTACTAAGAGAGCATACAAACTATGTTTATCTATCATCCTCAGGATCATATAAGAAAAAACCTTATTTACGACAGGGTAATGGAGGCTACATCAGAAATAACTATGCATCATGTGACCCGAAACGAAGTGCATATCAATTACTGAGCAGCATTTTAAGTTTCAGGGGAAAATGAGTTTAACTGAAATAAATAGGAAAGGAGACTCACCTGAGTACTATTAGAGGAGTCGCCAGTATTCAAATTTATAGCAGTGTTGAAAATCTTATCCAGAATGGACGGCTCATCAGAAATCTCCAAGCTTTTCTTCTGGTCCAACT is part of the Brassica rapa cultivar Chiifu-401-42 chromosome A09, CAAS_Brap_v3.01, whole genome shotgun sequence genome and harbors:
- the LOC103836889 gene encoding uncharacterized protein LOC103836889 isoform X2 yields the protein MSIPNEQQFAMDDQLVNTTTDDESTKKPRVSYTRKFLLSLSDKDVCKKLPNLPSEFNDLLLRDSDDPSPERPRISGGLRRNDYSSSPPTRGEFGGNSRGTHGRWEGRSGGWNDKDSDSSHSDRDPGELGRRSGMPSRRPWQAPEHDGLLGKGSFPKPSGLGAGPAGSKPPQSDDSYQLRKSNEPYHPPRPYKAAPYTRRDTRDSLNDETFGSSESTNDDRAEEERKRRASFELLRKEHQKVFQERQKSNPDLRKNDFDFTELLGESKDEKERPSRSDEVNNNPSIPNHSTPPQSIAPRPLVPPGFASTILERKQGEKPQTETSQHERSPLIPKGINVVNGASVTNEEKPSVFRIGSSEMPIEAADEAPGYPRKVEQATVKLDQKKSLEISDEPSILDKIFNTAINLNTGDSSNSTQKIVEKVEEKRSPQTFKSSKFAHLFLEEDNKPVEDLPSSKPPRGLLSLLQGADKLQTFETDAKGEHSMDFPYQGHVTKNTDKLSNTSATKPVKAAPPVLTCEDLEQSILSEVSESYHPPPPAPVDQDLSVSSVKKTNQGKPSVDNHASHHLLSLLQRSADPISQDTQLLSVTESRPPPSVKPPTAGEADPGKSLTLENLFGSAFMNELQSIGEHVVSNAPGIPLRSDGSISDPRQRNQIRPDGLLGGLLGLPEDGNLLAVSNPANPQSYMSFPGPRNQKPEVAFNISDKLAALNSGPRNERPTLGGPDGPFLHHHPQQYAANPSPHLNGSRPGFHPLDTRHAHIKPQLDFMGQGSIIAQHQGPPPNMIHRPPFNHSTSGVPEFDRLPPHMQQKMHMQDNLQRHHLMQGFPGGGPPGPPGPPHHHSPHVNNQMHGLIPELNPSQGFPFAHHQPNYGMPPAGSQGNRVEHPASLNTLLGIHQRMDPSKQPPAMGQAGGPNRQGSMGQELDLGFGYR
- the LOC103836889 gene encoding uncharacterized protein LOC103836889 isoform X1, with the protein product MSIPNEQQFAMDDQLVNTTTDDESTKKPRVSYTRKFLLSLSDKDVCKKLPNLPSEFNDLLLRDSDDPSPERPRISGGLRRNDYSSSPPTRGEFGGNSRGTHGRWEGRSGGWNDKDSDSSHSDRDPGELGRRSGMPSRRPWQAPEHDGLLGKGSFPKPSGLGAGPAGSKPPQSDDSYQLRKSNEPYHPPRPYKAAPYTRRDTRDSLNDETFGSSESTNDDRAEEERKRRASFELLRKEHQKVFQERQKSNPDLRKNDFDFTELLGESKDEKERPSRSDEVNNNPSIPNHSTPPQSIAPRPLVPPGFASTILERKQGEKPQTETSQHERSPLIPKGINVVNGASVTNEEKPSVFRIGSSEMPIEAADEAPGYPRKVEQATVKLDQKKSLEISDEPSILDKIFNTAINLNTGDSSNSTQKKIVEKVEEKRSPQTFKSSKFAHLFLEEDNKPVEDLPSSKPPRGLLSLLQGADKLQTFETDAKGEHSMDFPYQGHVTKNTDKLSNTSATKPVKAAPPVLTCEDLEQSILSEVSESYHPPPPAPVDQDLSVSSVKKTNQGKPSVDNHASHHLLSLLQRSADPISQDTQLLSVTESRPPPSVKPPTAGEADPGKSLTLENLFGSAFMNELQSIGEHVVSNAPGIPLRSDGSISDPRQRNQIRPDGLLGGLLGLPEDGNLLAVSNPANPQSYMSFPGPRNQKPEVAFNISDKLAALNSGPRNERPTLGGPDGPFLHHHPQQYAANPSPHLNGSRPGFHPLDTRHAHIKPQLDFMGQGSIIAQHQGPPPNMIHRPPFNHSTSGVPEFDRLPPHMQQKMHMQDNLQRHHLMQGFPGGGPPGPPGPPHHHSPHVNNQMHGLIPELNPSQGFPFAHHQPNYGMPPAGSQGNRVEHPASLNTLLGIHQRMDPSKQPPAMGQAGGPNRQGSMGQELDLGFGYR